One genomic segment of Caloranaerobacter ferrireducens includes these proteins:
- a CDS encoding helix-turn-helix domain-containing protein, which produces MDSKFGFRLKTLRKEKQLTQEEVAKLLNVHKGTISNWENGYRFPEEKTLLKMAEIFDCTLDYLLGRTDVKKPENKATHTKKDIEEMVNEIIQVLIDTGEITQEEVESGELSPEKRKRLLLKVEKAIKLSQELKKL; this is translated from the coding sequence ATGGATAGTAAATTTGGTTTTAGGTTAAAAACACTAAGAAAAGAAAAACAATTAACTCAAGAAGAGGTAGCAAAATTATTAAATGTACACAAAGGTACTATTAGCAATTGGGAGAATGGATATCGATTCCCTGAAGAAAAAACATTATTAAAAATGGCTGAGATATTTGATTGTACTTTAGATTACCTCCTTGGAAGAACAGATGTTAAAAAACCTGAAAATAAAGCTACTCATACAAAAAAAGATATTGAAGAAATGGTTAATGAAATTATTCAAGTTCTTATAGATACAGGTGAAATTACTCAAGAAGAAGTTGAAAGTGGAGAACTAAGCCCAGAAAAAAGAAAAAGATTGTTACTAAAAGTTGAAAAGGCTATTAAACTATCACAAGAACTCAAAAAATTATAA
- a CDS encoding recombinase family protein — MKKVAIYIRVSTQEQAKEGYSIEAQKEALINFCKAKQWNIYNIYIDGGYSGSNINRPALDKLLNELDKIDVVLVYKLDRLSRSQKDTLYLIEEKFIKNNVDFVSMTESFDTGTPIGMMMVGILSTFAQFERENIKERITTGRIERAKEGHWVGTGRPPIGYDYIDGQLIVNKYEAMQVKEIFDMYLKGYGQIKIRNILHNKGYTTKYGSWLNSSEHTIYRIITNPVYIGKVAFNGEYYEGNHQAIIDEESFNKANMLIDKRKGKSTKRKHLLTGLLICKKCNKRYTTDKGNKYSYYICHNRKRGYKADVKKCFNKIWRVEELEKRVVNIIKEKTKDEESIREAYNKKIKNKTSNNNEVIDKRIKEIDNQINKLMDLYQFDKLPTNIISERIEKLYNEKKTLESQKVDTLENDFPTFEEVYKYMKNFNKIWDGLDRERKIAVLDDMIEAIYVDDDDIDVELRV, encoded by the coding sequence ATGAAAAAAGTTGCTATATATATTCGTGTTAGTACTCAAGAACAGGCTAAAGAAGGTTACTCAATAGAAGCTCAAAAAGAAGCTCTTATTAATTTTTGTAAGGCAAAACAATGGAATATCTATAATATATATATAGATGGTGGTTACTCCGGTTCAAATATTAATAGACCTGCATTAGATAAGCTTTTAAACGAATTAGATAAAATAGATGTAGTGCTTGTGTATAAATTGGACAGGCTATCTAGAAGTCAAAAAGATACTTTGTATCTTATAGAAGAAAAATTCATCAAAAACAACGTGGACTTTGTCAGTATGACAGAAAGTTTTGATACTGGTACACCAATAGGTATGATGATGGTAGGAATACTCTCTACATTCGCTCAATTTGAAAGAGAAAATATTAAAGAAAGAATCACAACTGGAAGGATAGAAAGAGCAAAAGAGGGCCATTGGGTTGGCACAGGTAGACCTCCAATCGGCTATGATTATATAGATGGGCAACTAATTGTAAACAAATATGAAGCTATGCAGGTTAAAGAAATATTCGATATGTATTTAAAAGGTTATGGTCAGATTAAAATTCGTAATATTCTTCATAATAAAGGTTACACAACAAAATATGGCAGTTGGTTAAATAGTTCTGAACATACAATTTACAGAATAATAACAAACCCAGTATATATAGGCAAAGTAGCTTTTAATGGTGAATATTATGAAGGTAATCATCAAGCGATTATAGATGAAGAATCATTTAATAAAGCTAATATGCTTATTGATAAAAGAAAAGGTAAATCTACAAAACGTAAACATTTATTAACTGGATTACTAATATGCAAAAAATGCAATAAGAGATATACAACAGATAAAGGCAATAAATACAGTTACTACATCTGTCATAACAGAAAAAGAGGATATAAAGCTGATGTTAAAAAATGTTTTAATAAAATTTGGAGAGTTGAAGAGCTAGAAAAAAGAGTTGTCAACATAATTAAAGAAAAAACAAAAGATGAAGAAAGTATTAGAGAAGCATACAATAAAAAGATTAAAAATAAAACTTCAAACAATAACGAAGTTATTGATAAAAGAATAAAAGAAATAGATAATCAGATTAATAAATTAATGGATCTATATCAATTTGATAAGCTACCTACTAATATTATTAGTGAACGTATAGAAAAATTATACAACGAAAAGAAAACTCTTGAAAGTCAAAAAGTAGATACATTAGAAAATGACTTCCCTACTTTTGAAGAAGTATATAAATATATGAAGAATTTTAATAAAATATGGGATGGACTTGATAGAGAACGTAAAATAGCTGTGCTAGATGATATGATTGAAGCTATATATGTTGATGATGATGATATAGATGTAGAACTTAGGGTATAA
- a CDS encoding YraN family protein: protein MKNKITGAIGEKLAVNYLIKNNYKIIDRNFKCKLGEIDIIATVDDMIVFVEVKTRKSSSYGYPYEAVTVNKQQKIIKTAYSYIKLKKIANKQYRFDIIEIFLDKNIMINHIKNAFWI, encoded by the coding sequence TTGAAAAATAAAATTACTGGAGCTATAGGAGAAAAATTAGCAGTTAATTATTTAATTAAAAACAATTATAAGATTATAGATAGAAATTTTAAATGCAAGTTAGGAGAAATTGATATAATTGCTACTGTAGATGATATGATAGTATTTGTAGAGGTTAAAACTAGAAAAAGCTCCAGTTATGGTTACCCATATGAAGCAGTTACAGTAAACAAACAACAGAAGATAATAAAAACGGCTTATTCATACATAAAACTTAAAAAAATAGCGAATAAGCAATATAGATTTGATATTATAGAAATATTTCTAGATAAAAATATTATGATAAACCATATAAAAAATGCTTTTTGGATATAA
- a CDS encoding EscU/YscU/HrcU family type III secretion system export apparatus switch protein, with protein MKNKNNKIAVALKYDKSDIAPRVIAKGRGEIAEKIIQKAEKEGIRTIEDENIVKDLISLEIGQAIPERLYMAVAEILAFVYELDRKKGEKFEK; from the coding sequence TTGAAAAATAAAAATAATAAAATTGCTGTTGCGCTTAAGTATGATAAGAGTGATATTGCACCTAGAGTTATTGCTAAAGGTAGAGGAGAAATTGCTGAAAAAATCATCCAAAAAGCCGAGAAGGAAGGTATTAGAACAATTGAAGATGAAAACATTGTTAAAGATTTAATTAGTTTGGAAATAGGACAAGCTATACCAGAAAGGTTATATATGGCTGTGGCTGAAATACTGGCTTTTGTATATGAATTAGATAGGAAGAAAGGTGAGAAATTTGAAAAATAA